In 'Nostoc azollae' 0708, the following are encoded in one genomic region:
- a CDS encoding helix-turn-helix domain-containing protein, with translation MKQQVCLCLCYWREMPIFEVLDFHFGIWKTEAKDTFHYWLEILRNVLPASLLE, from the coding sequence ATAAAACAACAGGTATGTCTATGCTTGTGCTATTGGAGGGAAATGCCAATATTTGAGGTTTTAGATTTCCATTTCGGTATATGGAAAACGGAAGCAAAGGACACATTTCATTACTGGCTAGAGATATTACGAAATGTTTTGCCTGCTAG